The Patescibacteria group bacterium DNA window AAATTACCAAAAAACCGATGCACTTTCATTGCGAAACTATAACACGAAAGAACTTGCTCGCCTAGCCGTAAATTCTACGCCACCGGCTTGCCTTGAAACAGCCTGACCACGATAAGAACGATCGCAAGCAAAAGCAGCAAATGAATAAAGCCGCCAAACGTGTATGAGGACACCAATCCCAAAAGCCACAAAACGAGTAAAATGATCGATAT harbors:
- a CDS encoding lmo0937 family membrane protein yields the protein MLETISIILLVLWLLGLVSSYTFGGFIHLLLLLAIVLIVVRLFQGKPVA